One part of the Niveispirillum cyanobacteriorum genome encodes these proteins:
- a CDS encoding fumarylacetoacetate hydrolase family protein: MSWYALATLEHADGLAALVLPDGAVLLSALPDAGELGRLSVTGIIRRWGEMEARIDRLAVDADNRARQGNVVLTKVPRTAVPFQPFRIFGAASNYIEHAAEMETKLAAKVDSTPFVFMKSQSSIIGPDEPVVLPPESQKVDWEVELGVVIGKAGRRISEAHALDHIAGYVVVNDISARDLTRRTDFPFSHDWFRGKSFDSFTPVGPWFVPKSCVPDLHRLRLTLSVNGEMMQDGTSGDMIFNTFEQIAYLSRLLELRPTDLLATGTPAGVGMARGIFLKPGDRMVAGIEHVGEIANPVIAEG; the protein is encoded by the coding sequence ATGTCCTGGTATGCCCTTGCCACGCTTGAACATGCCGACGGTCTGGCAGCATTGGTCCTGCCCGACGGGGCCGTTCTGCTCTCGGCCCTTCCGGATGCCGGTGAGTTGGGCCGCCTGTCGGTAACGGGTATCATTCGCCGTTGGGGTGAAATGGAAGCCCGGATCGACCGTCTGGCTGTCGATGCCGATAATCGCGCGCGGCAGGGGAATGTCGTGCTGACAAAGGTTCCGCGTACCGCCGTCCCGTTCCAGCCGTTTCGCATCTTCGGCGCCGCTTCGAATTACATCGAGCATGCGGCGGAGATGGAGACGAAGCTGGCGGCCAAGGTGGACAGCACGCCTTTCGTCTTCATGAAGTCCCAATCCAGCATCATCGGCCCCGATGAACCCGTGGTCCTGCCGCCCGAAAGCCAGAAGGTGGATTGGGAGGTGGAATTGGGTGTGGTCATCGGCAAGGCCGGCCGCCGCATCTCCGAGGCCCACGCCCTGGACCATATCGCGGGATATGTCGTGGTCAACGATATCTCGGCCCGCGATCTGACGCGCCGCACCGACTTCCCCTTTAGCCATGACTGGTTCCGGGGCAAGAGTTTTGACAGTTTCACGCCCGTCGGCCCCTGGTTCGTGCCGAAATCCTGCGTGCCCGACCTGCACCGCCTGCGCCTGACCCTGTCCGTGAATGGGGAGATGATGCAGGACGGAACCAGCGGCGACATGATTTTCAACACATTCGAACAGATCGCCTATCTGTCGCGCCTGCTGGAACTACGCCCCACCGACCTGCTGGCCACGGGCACGCCCGCCGGTGTGGGTATGGCGCGCGGTATCTTCCTGAAGCCGGGCGACCGCATGGTGGCCGGTATCGAGCATGTCGGCGAAATTGCCAATCCCGTGATCGCGGAGGGCTGA